TACTACTGCAAAAACATAGACAGCTACTTAAACAGCGTAATCATTTGTTAAAAAAAATAAAGATAACAGGTAAAGGATATTCTCAAATAGAAGTTTGGGATGAACAATTAAAAACTACAGCTGCTCAAATTATTAATAAAAGGCTGGCTGTTTTGGAAAAATTAAATCCCTTAACTAGATTAATGCAGCGAAAATTAACTGGGGGAAGAGAAAACCTAGAATTAAAATATCTTTTTAATCGTACTCAAGAAATTAAAAAAGGAGTAGATTTAGTTTCCATAATTGAATCTACAGCTCAAGAAGTTAAAGAAAGAGAATATCGACGAGGTATAACACTGTGGGGTCCACAGCGGGATGATTTTTTGTTGACTCTCAATGGTCAAAATTTAAAAATATATGGTTCTCAAGGACAGCAAAGGACTGCTGTCTTGGCTATTAAATTAGCTGAATTAGAATTTTTTAAAAGTGAATCAGGTGAATATCCACTTTTATTATTAGATGATGTGCTTTCTGAACTCGATACCCAGCGCCGTCTTTATCTTTTAAACATAATTCAAGAAAAACCGATACAATGTTTTCTTACTACCACTGTTCAGGGGAGTTCCTTATTTCGGAATACCTCCACATTAGGTAGTTTTTATGTGCAGAATGGAGTTTTAAAGGAAAAAATGATAGAATAGGAAATGCTGGTAAAAGGGAGGGGAAAAATGTTTTTGCATTTGGGAGAAAATAAAGTAGTCTTTAATCAAGATTTAATTGGTTTTTTTAATTACGATTTAGTAAACAAAAGCAGGGATAGCAGTCAATTTCTCGAATTAGTCAGTAATGGGCAAAAACTGGAGAAAATAGGGGAAGAGAAGAATGTAAAAAGTTTTATCATTACTACTGATAAAGTTTTTCTATCACCTATTTCTACAATTACTTTACAAAAAAGAGCTTTACAGCGTATTTGAAGGAGTGGCTAGCTTGGTAAAAAACAATGAAAAATATAGTGCTGCCCAAATACAGATTTTAAAAGATTTAGAGGCAGTAAGATTAAGACCTGGAATGTATATTGGTAGTACGGGTCCGCGCGGTTTACATCATTTGGTTTACGAAATAATTGATAATAGTATTGATGAATCAATGGCTGGTTATTGTGACCACATACAAGTTACTATTCATGCCGATAATTTAGTTTCGGTTATTGACAATGGACGGGGTATTCCGGTAGAAATTCATCCTGAAACTAATCGTCCTGCCGTGGAAGCAGTTTTAACAGTTTTACATGCTGGGGGTAAGTTTGGTGGTGAGGGATATAAGGTTTCAGGTGGACTACATGGGGTTGGTGCTGCGGTAGTTAATGCACTTTCCGCATGGTTGGAAGTAGAAATAAATCGTGAAAACAAAATCTATTATCAACGCTATGAAAGAGGTAAACCAGTTACAGATTTGCAAATTAAAGGGACAAGTAAAAAAAGTGGTACAAAAATCACTTTTTGTCCTGATAAAGAAGTTTTTCCGGAAATTGATTTTAGTTTTAATATTTTAAGTCATCGTTTGCGGGAATTGTCTTTTTTAAATAAAGGTTTAAAAATTGAATTAGTTGATTTACGAACTGGACAAAAAGAAACCTTTTATCATCAAGGCGGTATTGTTGATTTTATTAAATATTTAAATAAAAACAAAGAAGTATTACATGCTAAACCTATTTACTTGGCTGCAGAAAAAGAAGGCACCTATTTTGAAATTGCTTTACAATATAATGATTCTTACAATGAAAATCTTTATTCTTATGCTAATAATATTCATACTACAGAAGGTGGTACTCATGAGGTAGGTTTTAAATCTGCTTTAACACGCTGTATTAATGATTATGCTCGTAAGAAAAATTTACTGCGTGAAAATGATGAAAATCTTTCTGGAGAAGATGTCCGGGAAGGCTTAATGGCTGTTATTTCCGTAAAAGTAAAAGAACCTCAATTTGAAGGTCAAACTAAAACTAAATTAGGTAATAGTGAATTAAGAGGTTTAACTGAAACAGTAGTTAATGAAGGTTTAACATTTTTTTTGGAAGAGAATCCTACTGTTTCAAAAAAAATTGTAGAAAAAAGTATTCAAGCAGCACGAGCCCGGGAAGCTGCTCGTAAAGCTAGAGAATTAACTCGTCAAAAAAATGCTTTAGAGGCAGCTACTTTACCGGGGAAATTATGGGATTGCTCAGTTAATGATCCGCAAATGTCAGAATTATACTTGGTGGAAGGTGATTCTGCAGGTGGTTCGGCAAAAAGTGGAAGAGATCGGCGTTTTCAAGCAATTTTACCTTTACGGGGTAAAATTATTAATGTGGAAAAGGCACGTTTAGATAAAATTTTAGGTAATGCGGAAATTAGAGCTATGACTACAGCCATTGGTGCTGGTATTGGTGAAGAATTTGATATAAGTAAAGCCCGCTATCATAAAATAGTAATTATGACAGATGCTGATGTGGATGGAGCTCATATTCGTACTTTATTACTTACCTTTTTTTATCGTTATATGCGGCCTTTAGTGAAAGCCGGTTATGTTTATATTGCTCAACCACCTTTATATAAAGTAACTGCTGGTAAAAAAGAAATTTATTTATATTCAGATGAAGAATTGGCTGAAACCACTAAAGAGTTAACCCAAGGTAGATATAATGTACAAAGATATAAGGGTTTAGGGGAAATGAATCCAGAACAATTATGGGAAACAACCATGAATCCGGAAAAAAGAACTATTTTACAAGTAAATGTAGAAGATGCCATGTTGGCAGATGAAATTTTCACAATTTTAATGGGAGAAAAAGTCGAACCACGGCGTGAATTTATTCATACACATGCTAAACAGGTTCGTAATTTGGATATTTAAAACGGGGTGTAAAGTTAAATGGAAACATATCAAGCAGGTAAAATTATACCGATTGAATTAGAAGAAGAAATGCAAAAATCCTATATAGATTATGCGATGAGTGTAATCGTGGGACGAGCCTTGCCAGATGTACGTGATGGTTTAAAACCAGTACATCGACGTATTCTTTATGCTATGCATGAATCAGGCATGACAGCTGATAAACCCTTTAAAAAATCCGCTCGGGTCGTGGGGGATGTTTTAGGTCGTTATCATCCACATGGTGATACAGCTGTTTATTATGCCATGGTTCGTTTGGCACAAGAGTTTTCAACACGCTATATGTTAATTGAAGGTCAGGGCAATTTTGGTTCAATTGATGGTGATGCACCTGCGGCCATGCGTTATACTGAAGTACGCATGTCTAAAATTGCCGCCGAACTATTAAAAGATATTGAAAAAAATACTGTTGATTTTATACCTAATTATGATGAATCAATGGAAGAACCAACAGTTTTACCTTCCCGGATTCCCACATTGTTAATTAATGGTTCGGCAGGAATTGCGGTGGGAATGGCTACTAATATTCCGCCTCATAATTTGGGTGAAGTAATTGATGGAGTGATTGCTTTAATTAATAATCCAGAAATCAGCATTAAAGAATTAATGAAAATTATTAAAGGACCTGATTTTCCTACAGGCGGCATTATTGTGGGTAAATCAGGAATAAAAAAAGCATATGAAACTGGACGGGGCTCAATTAGAATTAAAGCTGTTTCTCGTATTGAAAAAATGCAAAATGGTAAAATGCGGATCTTAATTACTGAATTACCTTATCAAGTAAATAAGGCACGTTTAATAGCTAATATAGCTGATTTGGTTAAAGAAAAAAGAATAGATGGTATTACTGCTCTGCGGGATGAATCAGATCGTACTGGCATGAGAATAGTGATTGAATTAAGAAGAGATGTTAATCCCCAAGTAATTTTAAATCAATTATATAAACGGACTCAATTGATGAATAATTTTGGAGTAATTATGTTAGCTTTGGTAGATGGTGTTCCTAAAGTCTTAAATCTAAAAGAAATGCTTTATTATTATTTAGAACATCAAAAAGACGTGGTCGTACGCCGTACTCGTTATGAATTAGAGCGTGCTGAAGCCAGACTGCATATTGTAGAAGGTTTAAAAATTGCTTTAGATCATATTGATGAAGTAATTCGTATTATTCGTCAATCTCCCAGTGTGAATACAGCTAAGGAAAATTTAATGGCTCGTTTTTCCCTCTCTGAGAAACAAGCACAAGCTATAGTAGACATGCGTTTAGGTAAATTATCAGGTTTGGAAAGGGAAAAATTAATAGAAGAATATGAAGAATTAATTAAAAGAATAGCTTATTTGAGAAGTGTTTTGGCTGATGAAAAATTAGTTCTTAAAATTATTAAAGAAGAATTAATAGAAGTTAAGGAAAAATATGCTGATGAGAGACGTTCACAAATTAGCTTAGTGGAAGGTTCCTTGGAAATGGAAGATTTAATTGCTGATGAAGATGTAGTTATTACTATTACTCATGGTGGTTATATTAAAAGACAGTTAATTAACGTTTATCGTAAACAGCGGCGCGGTGGTCGCGGTGTAATGGCCATTACTACAAAAGATGAAGATTTTGTAGAACATCTTTTTATTACTACTACTCACCAAAATTTACTTTTTTTTACAAACAAAGGTAAAGTATACCGTAAAAAAGTTTATGAAATACCGGAATCGGGACGACAAGCAAGGGGTACGGCCATTGTTAATCTTTTATCTATCACTGGTGATGAAAAAATAACTGCCGTAATTCCAGTTCGGGAATTTACAGATGATCAATATCTTTTGACTACAACTCAAAAAGGGATTGTTAAAAAAACTAGTTTGTTAGCTTATGATACTAACCGCAGTGATGGAATTATCGCCCTTACTTTAGATGAAAATGATGAATTAATTGCTGTAAAGTTAACTAGTGGTACTGATGACCTTATTTTAGCTACTCGTCTTGGTAAATCAATCCGTTTTTCTGAAAAAGATATTCGGGTTACTGGGAGAACCTCTCGCGGGGTTAAAGGAATAGATTTGGAAAAAGATGATTATGTTGTAGGTATGGATATTTGTCGTGAAGAGGCTACATTATTAATGGTTACCGAAAAAGGGTTTGGAAAACGAACTCCGCTTAGCGAATTTCGTACTCAGCACCGAGCAGGTAAGGGTGTTATTGGGATTCGCTTAACAGCTAAGTCAGGTTCTTTAGTAGGTGTCAGAATTGTTGATGAAGCAGATGAAATTATGTTAATTACTCAAGAAGGAATTATGATTAGAATTTCCGCCGCCGAAATTTCTGTAATGGGACGTGCTACACAGGGTGTAATCGTTATGCGTATGGATAAAAAAGATAATTTTGTAGCTTTAGCTAGAGTGATAAAAAATGAAGATTAAAAAATTAACTATTGCTATTTCCCTGGAAATAGGATAAGATTCAAGCCAAATTAGGTGAATAGGGGGAAATGCTTTGAAAATTTTGGTAATAAATAGCGGAAGTTCTTCTCTTAAATACAAATTGTTTGACATGGACAGCGAACAGGTTATGACCAAAGGTATAGTTGAAAGAATTGGTATTGCTGGTTCGGCACTGATTCATTATGTTGGTACACGGAAAAAGGTTATTGAAA
The nucleotide sequence above comes from Clostridia bacterium. Encoded proteins:
- the recF gene encoding DNA replication/repair protein RecF, with protein sequence MYLKKITLTNYRNYEHLEVNFPQKINLLQGANAQGKTNLLEAIYYLALGRAYRSFREDPLIKWGQQFFLIKGEVENRHGLVNLAVLVEQTEAITRKEIKVNSLKIERLSDFFGNLTAVLFAPENLNIVQGTPALRRKLLDDDLSQVSPGYYLLLQKHRQLLKQRNHLLKKIKITGKGYSQIEVWDEQLKTTAAQIINKRLAVLEKLNPLTRLMQRKLTGGRENLELKYLFNRTQEIKKGVDLVSIIESTAQEVKEREYRRGITLWGPQRDDFLLTLNGQNLKIYGSQGQQRTAVLAIKLAELEFFKSESGEYPLLLLDDVLSELDTQRRLYLLNIIQEKPIQCFLTTTVQGSSLFRNTSTLGSFYVQNGVLKEKMIE
- a CDS encoding DUF370 domain-containing protein gives rise to the protein MFLHLGENKVVFNQDLIGFFNYDLVNKSRDSSQFLELVSNGQKLEKIGEEKNVKSFIITTDKVFLSPISTITLQKRALQRI
- the gyrB gene encoding DNA topoisomerase (ATP-hydrolyzing) subunit B, with protein sequence MKFFYHLFLQLLYKKELYSVFEGVASLVKNNEKYSAAQIQILKDLEAVRLRPGMYIGSTGPRGLHHLVYEIIDNSIDESMAGYCDHIQVTIHADNLVSVIDNGRGIPVEIHPETNRPAVEAVLTVLHAGGKFGGEGYKVSGGLHGVGAAVVNALSAWLEVEINRENKIYYQRYERGKPVTDLQIKGTSKKSGTKITFCPDKEVFPEIDFSFNILSHRLRELSFLNKGLKIELVDLRTGQKETFYHQGGIVDFIKYLNKNKEVLHAKPIYLAAEKEGTYFEIALQYNDSYNENLYSYANNIHTTEGGTHEVGFKSALTRCINDYARKKNLLRENDENLSGEDVREGLMAVISVKVKEPQFEGQTKTKLGNSELRGLTETVVNEGLTFFLEENPTVSKKIVEKSIQAARAREAARKARELTRQKNALEAATLPGKLWDCSVNDPQMSELYLVEGDSAGGSAKSGRDRRFQAILPLRGKIINVEKARLDKILGNAEIRAMTTAIGAGIGEEFDISKARYHKIVIMTDADVDGAHIRTLLLTFFYRYMRPLVKAGYVYIAQPPLYKVTAGKKEIYLYSDEELAETTKELTQGRYNVQRYKGLGEMNPEQLWETTMNPEKRTILQVNVEDAMLADEIFTILMGEKVEPRREFIHTHAKQVRNLDI
- the gyrA gene encoding DNA gyrase subunit A, which gives rise to METYQAGKIIPIELEEEMQKSYIDYAMSVIVGRALPDVRDGLKPVHRRILYAMHESGMTADKPFKKSARVVGDVLGRYHPHGDTAVYYAMVRLAQEFSTRYMLIEGQGNFGSIDGDAPAAMRYTEVRMSKIAAELLKDIEKNTVDFIPNYDESMEEPTVLPSRIPTLLINGSAGIAVGMATNIPPHNLGEVIDGVIALINNPEISIKELMKIIKGPDFPTGGIIVGKSGIKKAYETGRGSIRIKAVSRIEKMQNGKMRILITELPYQVNKARLIANIADLVKEKRIDGITALRDESDRTGMRIVIELRRDVNPQVILNQLYKRTQLMNNFGVIMLALVDGVPKVLNLKEMLYYYLEHQKDVVVRRTRYELERAEARLHIVEGLKIALDHIDEVIRIIRQSPSVNTAKENLMARFSLSEKQAQAIVDMRLGKLSGLEREKLIEEYEELIKRIAYLRSVLADEKLVLKIIKEELIEVKEKYADERRSQISLVEGSLEMEDLIADEDVVITITHGGYIKRQLINVYRKQRRGGRGVMAITTKDEDFVEHLFITTTHQNLLFFTNKGKVYRKKVYEIPESGRQARGTAIVNLLSITGDEKITAVIPVREFTDDQYLLTTTQKGIVKKTSLLAYDTNRSDGIIALTLDENDELIAVKLTSGTDDLILATRLGKSIRFSEKDIRVTGRTSRGVKGIDLEKDDYVVGMDICREEATLLMVTEKGFGKRTPLSEFRTQHRAGKGVIGIRLTAKSGSLVGVRIVDEADEIMLITQEGIMIRISAAEISVMGRATQGVIVMRMDKKDNFVALARVIKNED
- a CDS encoding acetate kinase, with the protein product MKILVINSGSSSLKYKLFDMDSEQVMTKGIVERIGIAGSALIHYVGTRKKVIENKIVNHEEAMSLVLQTITDPEDGVLTSINEIKAVG